One window from the genome of Melospiza georgiana isolate bMelGeo1 chromosome 13, bMelGeo1.pri, whole genome shotgun sequence encodes:
- the TPM1 gene encoding tropomyosin alpha-1 chain isoform X19 encodes MDAIKKKMQMLKLDKENALDRAEQAEADKKAAEERSKQLEDELVALQKKLKATEDELDKYSESLKDAQEKLELADKKATDAESEVASLNRRIQLVEEELDRAQERLATALQKLEEAEKAADESERGMKVIENRAQKDEEKMEIQEIQLKEAKHIAEEADRKYEEVARKLVIIESDLERAEERAELSESQVRQLEEQLRIMDQTLKALMAAEDKYSQKEDKYEEEIKVLTDKLKEAETRAEFAERSVTKLEKSIDDLEDQLYQQLEQNSRLTNELKLALNED; translated from the exons ATGGATGCCATCAAGAAGAAGATGCAGATGCTGAAGCTGGACAAGGAGAACGCCTTGGACAGAGCCGAGCAAGCCGAAGCGGACAAGAAGGCAGCGGAGGAGAGAAGCAAGCAG CTGGAGGACGAGCTGGTGGCTCTGCAAAAGAAGCTGAAGGCCACTGAGGATGAGCTGGACAAATACTCCGAGTCCCTTAAAGATGCACAGGAAAAGTTGGAACTGGCTGACAAAAAGGCCACAGAT GCTGAGAGTGAAGTAGCTTCTCTGAACAGACGCATCCAGCTGGTTGAGGAGGAGTTGGATCGGGCTCAGGAGCGCTTGGCCACTGCCCTGCAGaagctggaggaggctgagaaGGCTGCAGATGAGAGTGAAAG AGGAATGAAGGTCATTGAAAACAGGGCCCAGAAGGATGAAGAGAAGATGGAAATCCAGGAGATCCAGCTCAAAGAGGCCAAGCACATTGCTGAAGAGGCTGACCGCAAGTATGAAGAG GTGGCTCGTAAGCTGGTGATCATTGAGAGCGACCTGGAGCGCGCTGAGGAGCGTGCTGAGCTATCAGAAAG CCAAGTCCGACAGCTGGAAGAACAGTTAAGAATAATGGATCAAACCTTGAAAGCATTAATGGCTGCAGAGGATAAG TACTCACAGAAAGAAGACAAGTATGAAGAGGAGATTAAAGTTCTGACTGACAAACTGAAGGAG GCTGAGACCCGTGCTGAGTTTGCTGAGAGGTCAGTAACCAAGCTGGAGAAGAGCATTGATGACCTAGAAG
- the TPM1 gene encoding tropomyosin alpha-1 chain isoform X5, with translation MDAIKKKMQMLKLDKENALDRAEQAEADKKAAEERSKQLEDELVALQKKLKATEDELDKYSESLKDAQEKLELADKKATDAESEVASLNRRIQLVEEELDRAQERLATALQKLEEAEKAADESERGMKVIENRAQKDEEKMEIQEIQLKEAKHIAEEADRKYEEVARKLVIIESDLERAEERAELSESKCAELEEELKTVTNNLKSLEAQAEKYSQKEDKYEEEIKVLTDKLKEAETRAEFAERSVTKLEKSIDDLEDQLYQQLEQNSRLTNELKLALNED, from the exons ATGGATGCCATCAAGAAGAAGATGCAGATGCTGAAGCTGGACAAGGAGAACGCCTTGGACAGAGCCGAGCAAGCCGAAGCGGACAAGAAGGCAGCGGAGGAGAGAAGCAAGCAG CTGGAGGACGAGCTGGTGGCTCTGCAAAAGAAGCTGAAGGCCACTGAGGATGAGCTGGACAAATACTCCGAGTCCCTTAAAGATGCACAGGAAAAGTTGGAACTGGCTGACAAAAAGGCCACAGAT GCTGAGAGTGAAGTAGCTTCTCTGAACAGACGCATCCAGCTGGTTGAGGAGGAGTTGGATCGGGCTCAGGAGCGCTTGGCCACTGCCCTGCAGaagctggaggaggctgagaaGGCTGCAGATGAGAGTGAAAG AGGAATGAAGGTCATTGAAAACAGGGCCCAGAAGGATGAAGAGAAGATGGAAATCCAGGAGATCCAGCTCAAAGAGGCCAAGCACATTGCTGAAGAGGCTGACCGCAAGTATGAAGAG GTGGCTCGTAAGCTGGTGATCATTGAGAGCGACCTGGAGCGCGCTGAGGAGCGTGCTGAGCTATCAGAAAG CAAATGTGCTGAGCTTGAAGAGGAGTTGAAAACTGTGACCAACAACCTGAAGTCGCTGGAGGCTCAGGCTGAGAAG TACTCACAGAAAGAAGACAAGTATGAAGAGGAGATTAAAGTTCTGACTGACAAACTGAAGGAG GCTGAGACCCGTGCTGAGTTTGCTGAGAGGTCAGTAACCAAGCTGGAGAAGAGCATTGATGACCTAGAAG
- the TPM1 gene encoding tropomyosin alpha-1 chain isoform X15: MDAIKKKMQMLKLDKENALDRAEQAEADKKAAEERSKQLEDELVALQKKLKATEDELDKYSESLKDAQEKLELADKKATDAESEVASLNRRIQLVEEELDRAQERLATALQKLEEAEKAADESERGMKVIENRAQKDEEKMEIQEIQLKEAKHIAEEADRKYEEVARKLVIIESDLERAEERAELSESQVRQLEEQLRIMDQTLKALMAAEDKYSQKEDKYEEEIKVLTDKLKEAETRAEFAERSVTKLEKSIDDLEDELYAQKLKYKAISEELDHALNDMTSM, translated from the exons ATGGATGCCATCAAGAAGAAGATGCAGATGCTGAAGCTGGACAAGGAGAACGCCTTGGACAGAGCCGAGCAAGCCGAAGCGGACAAGAAGGCAGCGGAGGAGAGAAGCAAGCAG CTGGAGGACGAGCTGGTGGCTCTGCAAAAGAAGCTGAAGGCCACTGAGGATGAGCTGGACAAATACTCCGAGTCCCTTAAAGATGCACAGGAAAAGTTGGAACTGGCTGACAAAAAGGCCACAGAT GCTGAGAGTGAAGTAGCTTCTCTGAACAGACGCATCCAGCTGGTTGAGGAGGAGTTGGATCGGGCTCAGGAGCGCTTGGCCACTGCCCTGCAGaagctggaggaggctgagaaGGCTGCAGATGAGAGTGAAAG AGGAATGAAGGTCATTGAAAACAGGGCCCAGAAGGATGAAGAGAAGATGGAAATCCAGGAGATCCAGCTCAAAGAGGCCAAGCACATTGCTGAAGAGGCTGACCGCAAGTATGAAGAG GTGGCTCGTAAGCTGGTGATCATTGAGAGCGACCTGGAGCGCGCTGAGGAGCGTGCTGAGCTATCAGAAAG CCAAGTCCGACAGCTGGAAGAACAGTTAAGAATAATGGATCAAACCTTGAAAGCATTAATGGCTGCAGAGGATAAG TACTCACAGAAAGAAGACAAGTATGAAGAGGAGATTAAAGTTCTGACTGACAAACTGAAGGAG GCTGAGACCCGTGCTGAGTTTGCTGAGAGGTCAGTAACCAAGCTGGAGAAGAGCATTGATGACCTAGAAG
- the TPM1 gene encoding tropomyosin alpha-1 chain isoform X4, whose amino-acid sequence MDAIKKKMQMLKLDKENALDRAEQAEADKKAAEERSKQLEDELVALQKKLKATEDELDKYSESLKDAQEKLELADKKATDAESEVASLNRRIQLVEEELDRAQERLATALQKLEEAEKAADESERGMKVIENRAQKDEEKMEIQEIQLKEAKHIAEEADRKYEEVARKLVIIESDLERAEERAELSESKCAELEEELKTVTNNLKSLEAQAEKYSQKEDKYEEEIKVLTDKLKEAETRAEFAERSVTKLEKSIDDLEDELYAQKLKYKAISEELDHALNDMTSI is encoded by the exons ATGGATGCCATCAAGAAGAAGATGCAGATGCTGAAGCTGGACAAGGAGAACGCCTTGGACAGAGCCGAGCAAGCCGAAGCGGACAAGAAGGCAGCGGAGGAGAGAAGCAAGCAG CTGGAGGACGAGCTGGTGGCTCTGCAAAAGAAGCTGAAGGCCACTGAGGATGAGCTGGACAAATACTCCGAGTCCCTTAAAGATGCACAGGAAAAGTTGGAACTGGCTGACAAAAAGGCCACAGAT GCTGAGAGTGAAGTAGCTTCTCTGAACAGACGCATCCAGCTGGTTGAGGAGGAGTTGGATCGGGCTCAGGAGCGCTTGGCCACTGCCCTGCAGaagctggaggaggctgagaaGGCTGCAGATGAGAGTGAAAG AGGAATGAAGGTCATTGAAAACAGGGCCCAGAAGGATGAAGAGAAGATGGAAATCCAGGAGATCCAGCTCAAAGAGGCCAAGCACATTGCTGAAGAGGCTGACCGCAAGTATGAAGAG GTGGCTCGTAAGCTGGTGATCATTGAGAGCGACCTGGAGCGCGCTGAGGAGCGTGCTGAGCTATCAGAAAG CAAATGTGCTGAGCTTGAAGAGGAGTTGAAAACTGTGACCAACAACCTGAAGTCGCTGGAGGCTCAGGCTGAGAAG TACTCACAGAAAGAAGACAAGTATGAAGAGGAGATTAAAGTTCTGACTGACAAACTGAAGGAG GCTGAGACCCGTGCTGAGTTTGCTGAGAGGTCAGTAACCAAGCTGGAGAAGAGCATTGATGACCTAGAAG
- the TPM1 gene encoding tropomyosin alpha-1 chain isoform X12, translating to MDAIKKKMQMLKLDKENALDRAEQAEADKKAAEERSKQLESDIVQLEKQLRGTEDTRDQVLEELHKSEDSLLSAEENAAKLEDELVALQKKLKATEDELDKYSESLKDAQEKLELADKKATDAESEVASLNRRIQLVEEELDRAQERLATALQKLEEAEKAADESERGMKVIENRAQKDEEKMEIQEIQLKEAKHIAEEADRKYEEVARKLVIIESDLERAEERAELSESKCAELEEELKTVTNNLKSLEAQAEKYSQKEDKYEEEIKVLTDKLKEAETRAEFAERSVTKLEKSIDDLEDELYAQKLKYKAISEELDHALNDMTSM from the exons ATGGATGCCATCAAGAAGAAGATGCAGATGCTGAAGCTGGACAAGGAGAACGCCTTGGACAGAGCCGAGCAAGCCGAAGCGGACAAGAAGGCAGCGGAGGAGAGAAGCAAGCAG TTAGAGAGTGACATTGTGCAATTGGAAAAGCAATTGCGTGGGACGGAGGATACAAGGGACCAAGTGCTGGAAGAGCTTCACAAGTCTGAGGACAGCCTCCTCTCCGCAGAGGAGAATGCTGCCAAG CTGGAGGACGAGCTGGTGGCTCTGCAAAAGAAGCTGAAGGCCACTGAGGATGAGCTGGACAAATACTCCGAGTCCCTTAAAGATGCACAGGAAAAGTTGGAACTGGCTGACAAAAAGGCCACAGAT GCTGAGAGTGAAGTAGCTTCTCTGAACAGACGCATCCAGCTGGTTGAGGAGGAGTTGGATCGGGCTCAGGAGCGCTTGGCCACTGCCCTGCAGaagctggaggaggctgagaaGGCTGCAGATGAGAGTGAAAG AGGAATGAAGGTCATTGAAAACAGGGCCCAGAAGGATGAAGAGAAGATGGAAATCCAGGAGATCCAGCTCAAAGAGGCCAAGCACATTGCTGAAGAGGCTGACCGCAAGTATGAAGAG GTGGCTCGTAAGCTGGTGATCATTGAGAGCGACCTGGAGCGCGCTGAGGAGCGTGCTGAGCTATCAGAAAG CAAATGTGCTGAGCTTGAAGAGGAGTTGAAAACTGTGACCAACAACCTGAAGTCGCTGGAGGCTCAGGCTGAGAAG TACTCACAGAAAGAAGACAAGTATGAAGAGGAGATTAAAGTTCTGACTGACAAACTGAAGGAG GCTGAGACCCGTGCTGAGTTTGCTGAGAGGTCAGTAACCAAGCTGGAGAAGAGCATTGATGACCTAGAAG
- the TPM1 gene encoding tropomyosin alpha-1 chain isoform X17 has translation MDAIKKKMQMLKLDKENALDRAEQAEADKKAAEERSKQLESDIVQLEKQLRGTEDTRDQVLEELHKSEDSLLSAEENAAKAESEVASLNRRIQLVEEELDRAQERLATALQKLEEAEKAADESERGMKVIENRAQKDEEKMEIQEIQLKEAKHIAEEADRKYEEVARKLVIIESDLERAEERAELSESQVRQLEEQLRIMDQTLKALMAAEDKYSQKEDKYEEEIKVLTDKLKEAETRAEFAERSVTKLEKSIDDLEDELYAQKLKYKAISEELDHALNDMTSM, from the exons ATGGATGCCATCAAGAAGAAGATGCAGATGCTGAAGCTGGACAAGGAGAACGCCTTGGACAGAGCCGAGCAAGCCGAAGCGGACAAGAAGGCAGCGGAGGAGAGAAGCAAGCAG TTAGAGAGTGACATTGTGCAATTGGAAAAGCAATTGCGTGGGACGGAGGATACAAGGGACCAAGTGCTGGAAGAGCTTCACAAGTCTGAGGACAGCCTCCTCTCCGCAGAGGAGAATGCTGCCAAG GCTGAGAGTGAAGTAGCTTCTCTGAACAGACGCATCCAGCTGGTTGAGGAGGAGTTGGATCGGGCTCAGGAGCGCTTGGCCACTGCCCTGCAGaagctggaggaggctgagaaGGCTGCAGATGAGAGTGAAAG AGGAATGAAGGTCATTGAAAACAGGGCCCAGAAGGATGAAGAGAAGATGGAAATCCAGGAGATCCAGCTCAAAGAGGCCAAGCACATTGCTGAAGAGGCTGACCGCAAGTATGAAGAG GTGGCTCGTAAGCTGGTGATCATTGAGAGCGACCTGGAGCGCGCTGAGGAGCGTGCTGAGCTATCAGAAAG CCAAGTCCGACAGCTGGAAGAACAGTTAAGAATAATGGATCAAACCTTGAAAGCATTAATGGCTGCAGAGGATAAG TACTCACAGAAAGAAGACAAGTATGAAGAGGAGATTAAAGTTCTGACTGACAAACTGAAGGAG GCTGAGACCCGTGCTGAGTTTGCTGAGAGGTCAGTAACCAAGCTGGAGAAGAGCATTGATGACCTAGAAG
- the TPM1 gene encoding tropomyosin alpha-1 chain isoform X16: MDAIKKKMQMLKLDKENALDRAEQAEADKKAAEERSKQLESDIVQLEKQLRGTEDTRDQVLEELHKSEDSLLSAEENAAKAESEVASLNRRIQLVEEELDRAQERLATALQKLEEAEKAADESERGMKVIENRAQKDEEKMEIQEIQLKEAKHIAEEADRKYEEVARKLVIIESDLERAEERAELSESQVRQLEEQLRIMDQTLKALMAAEDKYSQKEDKYEEEIKVLTDKLKEAETRAEFAERSVTKLEKSIDDLEEKVAHAKEENLNMHQMLDQTLQELNNM; encoded by the exons ATGGATGCCATCAAGAAGAAGATGCAGATGCTGAAGCTGGACAAGGAGAACGCCTTGGACAGAGCCGAGCAAGCCGAAGCGGACAAGAAGGCAGCGGAGGAGAGAAGCAAGCAG TTAGAGAGTGACATTGTGCAATTGGAAAAGCAATTGCGTGGGACGGAGGATACAAGGGACCAAGTGCTGGAAGAGCTTCACAAGTCTGAGGACAGCCTCCTCTCCGCAGAGGAGAATGCTGCCAAG GCTGAGAGTGAAGTAGCTTCTCTGAACAGACGCATCCAGCTGGTTGAGGAGGAGTTGGATCGGGCTCAGGAGCGCTTGGCCACTGCCCTGCAGaagctggaggaggctgagaaGGCTGCAGATGAGAGTGAAAG AGGAATGAAGGTCATTGAAAACAGGGCCCAGAAGGATGAAGAGAAGATGGAAATCCAGGAGATCCAGCTCAAAGAGGCCAAGCACATTGCTGAAGAGGCTGACCGCAAGTATGAAGAG GTGGCTCGTAAGCTGGTGATCATTGAGAGCGACCTGGAGCGCGCTGAGGAGCGTGCTGAGCTATCAGAAAG CCAAGTCCGACAGCTGGAAGAACAGTTAAGAATAATGGATCAAACCTTGAAAGCATTAATGGCTGCAGAGGATAAG TACTCACAGAAAGAAGACAAGTATGAAGAGGAGATTAAAGTTCTGACTGACAAACTGAAGGAG GCTGAGACCCGTGCTGAGTTTGCTGAGAGGTCAGTAACCAAGCTGGAGAAGAGCATTGATGACCTAGAAG
- the TPM1 gene encoding tropomyosin alpha-1 chain isoform X18, whose amino-acid sequence MDAIKKKMQMLKLDKENALDRAEQAEADKKAAEERSKQLESDIVQLEKQLRGTEDTRDQVLEELHKSEDSLLSAEENAAKAESEVASLNRRIQLVEEELDRAQERLATALQKLEEAEKAADESERGMKVIENRAQKDEEKMEIQEIQLKEAKHIAEEADRKYEEVARKLVIIESDLERAEERAELSESQVRQLEEQLRIMDQTLKALMAAEDKYSQKEDKYEEEIKVLTDKLKEAETRAEFAERSVTKLEKSIDDLEDQLYQQLEQNSRLTNELKLALNED is encoded by the exons ATGGATGCCATCAAGAAGAAGATGCAGATGCTGAAGCTGGACAAGGAGAACGCCTTGGACAGAGCCGAGCAAGCCGAAGCGGACAAGAAGGCAGCGGAGGAGAGAAGCAAGCAG TTAGAGAGTGACATTGTGCAATTGGAAAAGCAATTGCGTGGGACGGAGGATACAAGGGACCAAGTGCTGGAAGAGCTTCACAAGTCTGAGGACAGCCTCCTCTCCGCAGAGGAGAATGCTGCCAAG GCTGAGAGTGAAGTAGCTTCTCTGAACAGACGCATCCAGCTGGTTGAGGAGGAGTTGGATCGGGCTCAGGAGCGCTTGGCCACTGCCCTGCAGaagctggaggaggctgagaaGGCTGCAGATGAGAGTGAAAG AGGAATGAAGGTCATTGAAAACAGGGCCCAGAAGGATGAAGAGAAGATGGAAATCCAGGAGATCCAGCTCAAAGAGGCCAAGCACATTGCTGAAGAGGCTGACCGCAAGTATGAAGAG GTGGCTCGTAAGCTGGTGATCATTGAGAGCGACCTGGAGCGCGCTGAGGAGCGTGCTGAGCTATCAGAAAG CCAAGTCCGACAGCTGGAAGAACAGTTAAGAATAATGGATCAAACCTTGAAAGCATTAATGGCTGCAGAGGATAAG TACTCACAGAAAGAAGACAAGTATGAAGAGGAGATTAAAGTTCTGACTGACAAACTGAAGGAG GCTGAGACCCGTGCTGAGTTTGCTGAGAGGTCAGTAACCAAGCTGGAGAAGAGCATTGATGACCTAGAAG
- the TPM1 gene encoding tropomyosin alpha-1 chain isoform X6, with translation MDAIKKKMQMLKLDKENALDRAEQAEADKKAAEERSKQLESDIVQLEKQLRGTEDTRDQVLEELHKSEDSLLSAEENAAKAESEVASLNRRIQLVEEELDRAQERLATALQKLEEAEKAADESERGMKVIENRAQKDEEKMEIQEIQLKEAKHIAEEADRKYEEVARKLVIIESDLERAEERAELSESKCAELEEELKTVTNNLKSLEAQAEKYSQKEDKYEEEIKVLTDKLKEAETRAEFAERSVTKLEKSIDDLEDQLYQQLEQNSRLTNELKLALNED, from the exons ATGGATGCCATCAAGAAGAAGATGCAGATGCTGAAGCTGGACAAGGAGAACGCCTTGGACAGAGCCGAGCAAGCCGAAGCGGACAAGAAGGCAGCGGAGGAGAGAAGCAAGCAG TTAGAGAGTGACATTGTGCAATTGGAAAAGCAATTGCGTGGGACGGAGGATACAAGGGACCAAGTGCTGGAAGAGCTTCACAAGTCTGAGGACAGCCTCCTCTCCGCAGAGGAGAATGCTGCCAAG GCTGAGAGTGAAGTAGCTTCTCTGAACAGACGCATCCAGCTGGTTGAGGAGGAGTTGGATCGGGCTCAGGAGCGCTTGGCCACTGCCCTGCAGaagctggaggaggctgagaaGGCTGCAGATGAGAGTGAAAG AGGAATGAAGGTCATTGAAAACAGGGCCCAGAAGGATGAAGAGAAGATGGAAATCCAGGAGATCCAGCTCAAAGAGGCCAAGCACATTGCTGAAGAGGCTGACCGCAAGTATGAAGAG GTGGCTCGTAAGCTGGTGATCATTGAGAGCGACCTGGAGCGCGCTGAGGAGCGTGCTGAGCTATCAGAAAG CAAATGTGCTGAGCTTGAAGAGGAGTTGAAAACTGTGACCAACAACCTGAAGTCGCTGGAGGCTCAGGCTGAGAAG TACTCACAGAAAGAAGACAAGTATGAAGAGGAGATTAAAGTTCTGACTGACAAACTGAAGGAG GCTGAGACCCGTGCTGAGTTTGCTGAGAGGTCAGTAACCAAGCTGGAGAAGAGCATTGATGACCTAGAAG
- the TPM1 gene encoding tropomyosin alpha-1 chain isoform X13, producing the protein MDAIKKKMQMLKLDKENALDRAEQAEADKKAAEERSKQLESDIVQLEKQLRGTEDTRDQVLEELHKSEDSLLSAEENAAKLEDELVALQKKLKATEDELDKYSESLKDAQEKLELADKKATDAESEVASLNRRIQLVEEELDRAQERLATALQKLEEAEKAADESERGMKVIENRAQKDEEKMEIQEIQLKEAKHIAEEADRKYEEVARKLVIIESDLERAEERAELSESQVRQLEEQLRIMDQTLKALMAAEDKYSQKEDKYEEEIKVLTDKLKEAETRAEFAERSVTKLEKSIDDLEDELYAQKLKYKAISEELDHALNDMTSM; encoded by the exons ATGGATGCCATCAAGAAGAAGATGCAGATGCTGAAGCTGGACAAGGAGAACGCCTTGGACAGAGCCGAGCAAGCCGAAGCGGACAAGAAGGCAGCGGAGGAGAGAAGCAAGCAG TTAGAGAGTGACATTGTGCAATTGGAAAAGCAATTGCGTGGGACGGAGGATACAAGGGACCAAGTGCTGGAAGAGCTTCACAAGTCTGAGGACAGCCTCCTCTCCGCAGAGGAGAATGCTGCCAAG CTGGAGGACGAGCTGGTGGCTCTGCAAAAGAAGCTGAAGGCCACTGAGGATGAGCTGGACAAATACTCCGAGTCCCTTAAAGATGCACAGGAAAAGTTGGAACTGGCTGACAAAAAGGCCACAGAT GCTGAGAGTGAAGTAGCTTCTCTGAACAGACGCATCCAGCTGGTTGAGGAGGAGTTGGATCGGGCTCAGGAGCGCTTGGCCACTGCCCTGCAGaagctggaggaggctgagaaGGCTGCAGATGAGAGTGAAAG AGGAATGAAGGTCATTGAAAACAGGGCCCAGAAGGATGAAGAGAAGATGGAAATCCAGGAGATCCAGCTCAAAGAGGCCAAGCACATTGCTGAAGAGGCTGACCGCAAGTATGAAGAG GTGGCTCGTAAGCTGGTGATCATTGAGAGCGACCTGGAGCGCGCTGAGGAGCGTGCTGAGCTATCAGAAAG CCAAGTCCGACAGCTGGAAGAACAGTTAAGAATAATGGATCAAACCTTGAAAGCATTAATGGCTGCAGAGGATAAG TACTCACAGAAAGAAGACAAGTATGAAGAGGAGATTAAAGTTCTGACTGACAAACTGAAGGAG GCTGAGACCCGTGCTGAGTTTGCTGAGAGGTCAGTAACCAAGCTGGAGAAGAGCATTGATGACCTAGAAG
- the TPM1 gene encoding tropomyosin alpha-1 chain isoform X2, translated as MDAIKKKMQMLKLDKENALDRAEQAEADKKAAEERSKQLESDIVQLEKQLRGTEDTRDQVLEELHKSEDSLLSAEENAAKAESEVASLNRRIQLVEEELDRAQERLATALQKLEEAEKAADESERGMKVIENRAQKDEEKMEIQEIQLKEAKHIAEEADRKYEEVARKLVIIESDLERAEERAELSESKCAELEEELKTVTNNLKSLEAQAEKYSQKEDKYEEEIKVLTDKLKEAETRAEFAERSVTKLEKSIDDLEEKVAHAKEENLNMHQMLDQTLQELNNM; from the exons ATGGATGCCATCAAGAAGAAGATGCAGATGCTGAAGCTGGACAAGGAGAACGCCTTGGACAGAGCCGAGCAAGCCGAAGCGGACAAGAAGGCAGCGGAGGAGAGAAGCAAGCAG TTAGAGAGTGACATTGTGCAATTGGAAAAGCAATTGCGTGGGACGGAGGATACAAGGGACCAAGTGCTGGAAGAGCTTCACAAGTCTGAGGACAGCCTCCTCTCCGCAGAGGAGAATGCTGCCAAG GCTGAGAGTGAAGTAGCTTCTCTGAACAGACGCATCCAGCTGGTTGAGGAGGAGTTGGATCGGGCTCAGGAGCGCTTGGCCACTGCCCTGCAGaagctggaggaggctgagaaGGCTGCAGATGAGAGTGAAAG AGGAATGAAGGTCATTGAAAACAGGGCCCAGAAGGATGAAGAGAAGATGGAAATCCAGGAGATCCAGCTCAAAGAGGCCAAGCACATTGCTGAAGAGGCTGACCGCAAGTATGAAGAG GTGGCTCGTAAGCTGGTGATCATTGAGAGCGACCTGGAGCGCGCTGAGGAGCGTGCTGAGCTATCAGAAAG CAAATGTGCTGAGCTTGAAGAGGAGTTGAAAACTGTGACCAACAACCTGAAGTCGCTGGAGGCTCAGGCTGAGAAG TACTCACAGAAAGAAGACAAGTATGAAGAGGAGATTAAAGTTCTGACTGACAAACTGAAGGAG GCTGAGACCCGTGCTGAGTTTGCTGAGAGGTCAGTAACCAAGCTGGAGAAGAGCATTGATGACCTAGAAG
- the TPM1 gene encoding tropomyosin alpha-1 chain isoform X14, with the protein MDAIKKKMQMLKLDKENALDRAEQAEADKKAAEERSKQLEDELVALQKKLKATEDELDKYSESLKDAQEKLELADKKATDAESEVASLNRRIQLVEEELDRAQERLATALQKLEEAEKAADESERGMKVIENRAQKDEEKMEIQEIQLKEAKHIAEEADRKYEEVARKLVIIESDLERAEERAELSESQVRQLEEQLRIMDQTLKALMAAEDKYSQKEDKYEEEIKVLTDKLKEAETRAEFAERSVTKLEKSIDDLEEKVAHAKEENLNMHQMLDQTLQELNNM; encoded by the exons ATGGATGCCATCAAGAAGAAGATGCAGATGCTGAAGCTGGACAAGGAGAACGCCTTGGACAGAGCCGAGCAAGCCGAAGCGGACAAGAAGGCAGCGGAGGAGAGAAGCAAGCAG CTGGAGGACGAGCTGGTGGCTCTGCAAAAGAAGCTGAAGGCCACTGAGGATGAGCTGGACAAATACTCCGAGTCCCTTAAAGATGCACAGGAAAAGTTGGAACTGGCTGACAAAAAGGCCACAGAT GCTGAGAGTGAAGTAGCTTCTCTGAACAGACGCATCCAGCTGGTTGAGGAGGAGTTGGATCGGGCTCAGGAGCGCTTGGCCACTGCCCTGCAGaagctggaggaggctgagaaGGCTGCAGATGAGAGTGAAAG AGGAATGAAGGTCATTGAAAACAGGGCCCAGAAGGATGAAGAGAAGATGGAAATCCAGGAGATCCAGCTCAAAGAGGCCAAGCACATTGCTGAAGAGGCTGACCGCAAGTATGAAGAG GTGGCTCGTAAGCTGGTGATCATTGAGAGCGACCTGGAGCGCGCTGAGGAGCGTGCTGAGCTATCAGAAAG CCAAGTCCGACAGCTGGAAGAACAGTTAAGAATAATGGATCAAACCTTGAAAGCATTAATGGCTGCAGAGGATAAG TACTCACAGAAAGAAGACAAGTATGAAGAGGAGATTAAAGTTCTGACTGACAAACTGAAGGAG GCTGAGACCCGTGCTGAGTTTGCTGAGAGGTCAGTAACCAAGCTGGAGAAGAGCATTGATGACCTAGAAG